A genomic window from Halorubrum lacusprofundi ATCC 49239 includes:
- a CDS encoding pyridoxal phosphate-dependent aminotransferase, producing the protein MPNFSDRVERISISGIREVFEAAGDDAINLGLGQPDFPTPDHARQAAIDAIEAGKADAYTENKGTRSLREAIAEKHRTDQGIDLDPSNVIATAGGSEALHIALEAHVDAGDEVLIPDPGFVSYDALTKLTGGEPVPVPLRDDLTIDPAAIEAAITDDTVAFVVNSPGNPTGAVSSEEDVREFARIADEHDVLCISDEVYEYTVFEGEHYSPMEFTETDNVVVINSASKLFSMTGWRLGWVYGSEERVERMLRVHQYAQACASAPAQYAAEAALRGDHGVVDEMTASFERRRDLLLDGFDEIGIDCPTPQGAFYAMPRVPEGFVDECLDRGVVVVPGEAFGEHGRGHARISYATDESELREALDVMADAYEAAK; encoded by the coding sequence ATGCCGAACTTCTCCGACAGGGTCGAACGGATCTCCATCAGCGGGATCCGCGAGGTGTTCGAGGCGGCCGGCGACGACGCGATCAACCTCGGGCTCGGCCAGCCCGACTTCCCGACGCCGGACCACGCGCGGCAGGCGGCGATCGATGCCATCGAAGCCGGGAAGGCCGACGCCTACACCGAAAATAAGGGCACTCGGTCGCTTCGCGAGGCGATCGCCGAAAAACACCGGACGGATCAGGGGATCGACCTCGACCCGAGTAACGTGATCGCCACTGCGGGCGGCAGCGAGGCGCTCCACATCGCCTTAGAGGCGCACGTCGACGCCGGTGACGAGGTGTTGATTCCGGACCCGGGGTTCGTCTCCTACGACGCGTTGACGAAGCTGACCGGGGGCGAACCGGTCCCGGTCCCGCTGCGCGACGACCTCACGATCGACCCCGCCGCGATCGAGGCGGCGATCACCGACGACACCGTCGCGTTCGTGGTGAACTCGCCCGGGAATCCCACCGGCGCGGTCTCCTCCGAGGAAGACGTGCGCGAGTTCGCGCGGATCGCCGACGAGCACGACGTGCTCTGTATCTCCGACGAGGTGTACGAGTACACCGTCTTCGAGGGGGAACACTACTCGCCGATGGAGTTCACCGAGACCGACAACGTCGTCGTGATCAACTCGGCCTCGAAGCTGTTCTCGATGACTGGCTGGCGGCTCGGATGGGTGTACGGCTCCGAGGAGCGCGTGGAGCGCATGCTGCGCGTCCACCAGTACGCGCAGGCTTGCGCGTCGGCGCCTGCCCAGTACGCCGCTGAGGCTGCGCTGCGGGGCGATCACGGGGTCGTCGACGAGATGACCGCCTCCTTCGAGCGCCGCCGCGACCTCCTCCTCGACGGCTTCGACGAAATCGGCATCGACTGCCCGACGCCGCAGGGAGCGTTCTACGCGATGCCGCGGGTGCCCGAGGGGTTCGTCGACGAGTGTCTTGACCGCGGCGTGGTCGTCGTTCCCGGCGAGGCGTTCGGCGAGCACGGGCGCGGCCACGCTCGGATCTCGTACGCGACCGACGAAAGCGAGCTCCGCGAGGCGCTCGACGTGATGGCGGACGCCTACGAGGCGGCGAAGTAG
- a CDS encoding creatininase family protein yields the protein MYLADHTWPELGEALSDESVALVPLGSTEQHGPHLPLATDHLIAEALASAAAEETGAVRTPTVTVGVSPHHRQFPGTMWVDPPEFRDYVEGFTRNLAYHGIDRVVFVNAHGGNVQHLREVGRRLHEDETAYAIEWMWDESIPELVDDLFEHNGPHAGPKETAMITHIAPELVKTDRLEDARDDGLVHLDESDAVVHGARTYYDAVDNSANGAFGDPTDVTPEKAERLFEAASDQLVQLVEWLDARDRAELLPKDRVE from the coding sequence ATGTATCTCGCCGACCACACGTGGCCGGAACTTGGGGAGGCGCTGTCGGACGAATCCGTTGCGCTCGTTCCGCTCGGCTCCACGGAACAGCACGGCCCGCACCTGCCGCTGGCGACCGACCATCTGATCGCCGAGGCGCTCGCGAGCGCGGCCGCCGAGGAGACGGGCGCCGTCCGCACCCCCACGGTCACCGTCGGCGTCAGCCCGCACCACCGGCAGTTCCCGGGCACGATGTGGGTCGACCCGCCGGAGTTCCGCGACTACGTCGAGGGGTTCACCCGGAACCTCGCGTATCACGGGATCGACCGCGTCGTGTTCGTGAACGCCCACGGCGGTAACGTCCAGCACCTCCGGGAGGTCGGACGCCGGCTCCACGAGGACGAGACGGCCTACGCGATCGAGTGGATGTGGGACGAGTCGATCCCGGAACTCGTCGACGACTTATTCGAGCACAACGGACCCCACGCGGGACCGAAGGAGACCGCGATGATCACCCACATCGCCCCGGAGCTGGTCAAGACGGACCGACTGGAAGACGCTCGCGACGACGGACTCGTCCACCTCGACGAGTCGGACGCGGTGGTCCACGGCGCTCGCACCTACTACGACGCGGTCGATAACTCCGCGAACGGGGCGTTCGGCGACCCGACCGACGTGACTCCCGAGAAAGCGGAGCGCCTGTTCGAGGCCGCAAGCGACCAACTCGTCCAGTTGGTCGAGTGGCTCGACGCCCGCGACCGCGCGGAGCTGTTGCCGAAAGATCGCGTCGAGTAG
- a CDS encoding nascent polypeptide-associated complex protein — translation MFGGGGMNPRKMKQMMKQMGIDVEELDAERVVIETADGDDLVFDDAQVTKMDAQGQETYQIVGSPETVADAGAGGSPSAVEGGDGSVDATERDAGVTDAIPDEDVALVAERAGVPKSTAREALEDADGDLAAAIADLE, via the coding sequence ATGTTCGGAGGAGGCGGCATGAACCCGCGAAAGATGAAACAGATGATGAAACAGATGGGGATCGACGTCGAGGAGCTCGACGCCGAGCGGGTCGTCATCGAGACGGCCGACGGCGACGACCTCGTCTTCGACGACGCCCAGGTGACCAAGATGGACGCTCAGGGTCAGGAGACCTACCAGATCGTCGGGTCGCCCGAAACCGTCGCCGACGCCGGTGCCGGCGGGAGCCCCTCGGCGGTCGAGGGCGGGGACGGGTCGGTCGACGCGACGGAACGCGACGCGGGCGTGACCGACGCCATCCCCGACGAGGATGTGGCGCTCGTCGCCGAGCGCGCTGGGGTCCCGAAGTCGACGGCCCGAGAGGCCTTGGAGGACGCCGACGGCGACCTCGCGGCCGCGATCGCGGATCTGGAGTGA
- a CDS encoding methyltransferase domain-containing protein, whose translation MTDAAYLLVHEDREYLLEPGEEFGTDLGVLEVPEDVEGGDTVETHLGTVFEVRELRGPDLFNHLERTGAPMMPRDVGLVMGHTGASGGDRVLDAGTGSGILAAYLGRAGADVTSYEIDSEFAEVARGNMVTAGVADRVEVRTGDLTEELDALADEDPFDVLTLDTGDAPEVVERADDLLAPGGYLAVYSPFVEGTREAALAAREAGFEGVETLETIQREMDFSDRGSRPSTAGVGHTGYLVFGRAP comes from the coding sequence GTGACCGACGCCGCGTACCTGCTGGTCCACGAGGACCGGGAGTACCTGCTAGAGCCGGGCGAGGAGTTCGGCACCGACCTCGGCGTCCTCGAGGTCCCCGAAGACGTCGAGGGCGGCGACACCGTCGAGACGCATCTCGGCACCGTCTTCGAGGTCCGCGAGCTTCGCGGCCCGGACCTGTTCAACCACCTCGAACGCACCGGCGCGCCGATGATGCCCCGCGACGTGGGGCTCGTAATGGGCCACACCGGCGCCTCCGGCGGCGATCGCGTGCTCGACGCCGGCACGGGGTCGGGAATCCTCGCAGCATACCTCGGTCGCGCCGGCGCCGACGTGACCAGCTACGAGATCGACTCCGAGTTCGCCGAGGTCGCCCGCGGGAACATGGTGACCGCCGGCGTGGCAGACCGCGTCGAGGTCCGCACCGGCGACCTCACCGAGGAACTGGACGCGCTCGCCGACGAGGACCCCTTTGACGTGTTAACGCTCGATACGGGCGACGCCCCCGAAGTCGTCGAGCGCGCGGACGACCTGCTCGCGCCCGGAGGGTACCTCGCCGTCTACTCCCCGTTCGTCGAGGGGACCCGCGAGGCCGCCCTCGCCGCCCGCGAGGCCGGCTTTGAGGGCGTCGAGACGCTCGAAACGATTCAACGGGAGATGGACTTCTCCGACCGCGGCTCCCGCCCCTCGACCGCGGGCGTCGGCCACACCGGGTACCTGGTGTTCGGCCGGGCGCCGTAG
- the folP gene encoding dihydropteroate synthase, translating into MRNVDAAGLEIGDDHPPRIMGVLNVSAESPYDPSVYDDPGEAAEYVDEELIGEGADIVDVGLESANKDLDVLSAEQELDRLDTAIETLESTSGDAVWSIETRYHEVADEALARGFDMVNDICGFADPEMPRVCREHDAAVSKMASPPDLERPGAIEDVDEIYEALSMNGLTDKTILDPAFGGWSKAKTHADDRETFHRLREFRGYGRPLLVSINRKSFLKTIAGRSTEEALPVSLAATSMAVERGAHVIRTHDVAETRDAALVGAEFARDRVRSDDGPSDIAVEELDVTTVREAERHLDRLDADQSVAGDAAVRTYELRGLTDEAVGALRAATAEPGVGAAFALAGSDAAETAVPPSATDGGAPTNGESGLLVGTVAALSAVRSAVSGVSDALDAALESIDDGSK; encoded by the coding sequence ATGCGAAACGTGGACGCCGCGGGGCTCGAGATCGGCGACGACCACCCGCCTCGGATCATGGGCGTACTCAACGTCTCCGCGGAGTCGCCGTACGACCCGAGCGTGTACGACGACCCGGGCGAGGCCGCCGAGTACGTCGACGAGGAGCTGATCGGCGAGGGCGCCGACATCGTCGACGTCGGGCTCGAATCGGCCAACAAGGACTTAGACGTGCTCTCGGCCGAACAGGAGTTGGATCGGCTCGACACCGCGATCGAGACGCTGGAGTCGACCTCGGGCGACGCCGTCTGGTCGATCGAGACCCGCTACCACGAGGTCGCCGACGAGGCGCTTGCACGCGGGTTCGACATGGTCAACGACATCTGCGGCTTCGCCGATCCCGAGATGCCCCGCGTCTGCCGCGAACACGACGCGGCCGTCTCGAAGATGGCCTCGCCGCCAGATCTGGAGCGACCGGGTGCCATCGAGGACGTGGACGAGATCTACGAAGCGCTGTCGATGAACGGCCTCACCGACAAGACGATCCTCGACCCCGCGTTCGGTGGCTGGTCGAAGGCAAAAACCCACGCCGACGACCGCGAGACGTTCCACCGGCTACGGGAGTTCCGCGGCTACGGTCGCCCGCTGCTCGTCTCGATCAACCGCAAGAGCTTCCTCAAGACGATCGCGGGACGGAGTACCGAGGAGGCCCTTCCGGTGTCGCTCGCCGCCACCTCGATGGCAGTCGAGCGCGGCGCACACGTGATCCGCACCCACGATGTGGCCGAGACGCGGGACGCGGCACTCGTCGGCGCCGAGTTCGCCCGCGATCGGGTCCGTTCGGACGACGGGCCCAGCGACATCGCCGTCGAGGAACTCGACGTGACGACCGTTCGGGAGGCCGAGCGCCACCTCGACCGGCTGGACGCCGACCAGTCCGTCGCCGGCGACGCGGCCGTTCGCACCTACGAGCTACGCGGGCTCACCGACGAGGCCGTCGGCGCGCTCCGAGCGGCGACCGCCGAGCCCGGCGTCGGCGCGGCGTTCGCCCTCGCCGGTTCCGACGCCGCCGAGACCGCGGTTCCCCCCTCGGCCACCGACGGCGGGGCCCCCACAAATGGCGAATCCGGACTGCTCGTCGGAACAGTAGCCGCGCTGTCTGCGGTTCGATCGGCCGTTTCGGGCGTTTCAGACGCGCTCGACGCCGCGCTGGAATCGATCGACGACGGCTCCAAGTAA
- a CDS encoding 6-hydroxymethylpterin diphosphokinase MptE-like protein — MNFQIFEPVYEAILSDFGFDRAADERARDVAADIATPFPLDRLGDWRGETVAIAGAAPCLSDEVEIARNADVVVAASTAADALRDRGVDVDCMVTDLDKNPETAAALTHEGVPVAAHAHGDNIPAVREWLPRFADEATLATTQAAPVGPIRNLGGFTDGDRAAFLADHVGAGRLVFPGWDFDDPDVDPMKARKLDWAARLLRWLERRRNERFGILDGRRPELDAALDPILPGHDDVI; from the coding sequence ATGAATTTCCAGATCTTTGAACCCGTCTACGAGGCGATCCTCTCCGACTTCGGCTTCGACCGAGCAGCCGACGAACGCGCTCGCGACGTCGCGGCCGATATCGCGACGCCGTTCCCCCTCGACCGGCTCGGCGACTGGCGCGGCGAGACCGTGGCGATAGCCGGCGCCGCCCCGTGCCTCAGCGACGAAGTCGAAATCGCCCGCAACGCCGATGTCGTCGTCGCCGCCTCCACCGCCGCCGACGCCCTCCGCGACCGCGGCGTCGACGTCGACTGCATGGTCACCGACCTCGACAAGAACCCTGAGACCGCGGCGGCGTTGACACACGAGGGAGTCCCGGTCGCGGCCCACGCCCACGGCGACAACATCCCCGCGGTCCGCGAGTGGCTCCCCCGGTTCGCCGACGAGGCGACGCTGGCGACGACGCAGGCGGCCCCCGTTGGCCCGATCCGAAATCTTGGCGGGTTCACCGACGGCGACCGCGCCGCCTTCCTCGCGGACCACGTCGGCGCTGGTCGCCTCGTGTTCCCGGGGTGGGACTTCGACGACCCGGACGTGGACCCGATGAAGGCGCGGAAACTCGACTGGGCCGCCCGGCTGCTGCGGTGGCTGGAACGGCGCCGCAACGAGCGGTTCGGGATTCTCGACGGGCGTCGCCCGGAACTGGACGCCGCGCTCGATCCGATTCTCCCCGGCCACGACGACGTGATTTAA
- a CDS encoding transcriptional regulator TbsP domain-containing protein, whose amino-acid sequence MAPPTAGEDTSNPDSDDPSEVAVALDEADDGLADAIESALAGRSAIVAVGVPLALLPPILAARERTRGGTWRVACRPGVADALGRAFVLGTAVAEAVAEGAIELRTVADEPDVQRILFASPDRIDAVVGPEKDRTLVTEEAPKRVTPAGRAVRERFAAATPETVDMPARSRLLAAACETLDDRFADDVAAVLDALPYGAVGRTGEVTDRTLLVALAARHDHLLWDLRRWIGDGADGGSAEGVGIAAGQDLTDDRRALVRRGLIEAIKMPAGDGRPQLRLRAVDDALLRATPEEVLSVLRGRFALPVDEDGRVRQPPGRDERRPVWERTRRDKN is encoded by the coding sequence ATGGCTCCGCCGACGGCTGGCGAAGACACTTCGAATCCCGACAGCGACGACCCCTCCGAAGTCGCCGTCGCGCTCGATGAGGCCGATGACGGGCTAGCCGACGCGATCGAATCGGCGCTTGCCGGTCGGTCCGCGATCGTCGCCGTCGGCGTCCCACTTGCGCTTCTCCCCCCGATACTCGCCGCGAGAGAGCGCACAAGGGGAGGAACATGGCGGGTCGCCTGTCGGCCGGGCGTCGCCGACGCGCTTGGCCGGGCGTTCGTCCTCGGCACCGCGGTCGCCGAGGCGGTCGCGGAGGGAGCGATCGAGCTTCGGACGGTCGCGGACGAACCAGACGTCCAGCGAATTCTGTTCGCGTCGCCGGACCGAATCGACGCGGTCGTCGGACCGGAGAAGGATCGAACACTCGTTACCGAGGAGGCGCCGAAACGAGTCACGCCCGCGGGCCGAGCGGTGCGCGAGCGGTTCGCGGCGGCGACGCCCGAGACCGTCGATATGCCCGCGCGAAGCCGCCTGCTCGCGGCCGCCTGCGAGACGCTCGACGACAGGTTCGCGGACGACGTGGCGGCGGTGCTCGACGCGCTCCCGTACGGCGCGGTCGGACGGACCGGTGAGGTCACCGACCGGACGCTCCTCGTCGCGCTGGCGGCGCGCCACGATCACCTGCTGTGGGACCTGCGGCGGTGGATCGGCGACGGAGCAGACGGGGGGAGCGCCGAAGGCGTCGGGATCGCCGCTGGACAGGACCTCACCGACGACCGGCGAGCCCTCGTGCGGCGCGGCCTGATCGAGGCGATCAAGATGCCCGCGGGCGACGGCCGCCCGCAGCTCCGGCTCCGGGCGGTCGACGACGCGCTGCTCCGCGCGACGCCAGAAGAGGTGCTCAGCGTGCTCCGCGGGCGGTTCGCGCTCCCGGTCGACGAGGACGGGCGGGTCCGACAGCCGCCCGGCCGCGACGAGCGGCGACCGGTCTGGGAGCGGACGCGACGTGACAAGAACTAA
- a CDS encoding DUF192 domain-containing protein: MRRRGVLAAIGVASIGGLAGCGGSAPTEDDGGEDGEGGRNDTGTDDLPTDWPSGTYADYDAATVTVRSPEDDDLGAVRAAIADTREKRYLGLSDATSLPENAGMLFVFSEPRDSLRFVMREMDFGIDIIYADAEGTITRIHNAPEPGPNEDGSEQRYPGSGQYVLEVPYKWTDRNGIEVGDTLAFDL; encoded by the coding sequence ATGCGACGACGGGGAGTCCTCGCGGCGATAGGTGTCGCGTCGATCGGCGGGCTCGCGGGGTGCGGCGGGAGCGCCCCTACGGAGGACGATGGGGGAGAGGACGGCGAGGGCGGCCGGAACGACACCGGCACTGACGACCTCCCGACCGACTGGCCCTCCGGGACGTACGCCGACTACGACGCGGCCACGGTCACGGTTCGGAGTCCCGAGGACGACGATTTGGGTGCGGTTCGGGCCGCGATCGCGGATACGAGGGAGAAGCGCTATCTCGGCCTGAGTGATGCGACTTCGCTCCCGGAAAACGCCGGGATGCTGTTCGTCTTCTCAGAGCCGCGAGACTCGCTGCGGTTCGTCATGCGCGAGATGGACTTCGGGATCGACATCATCTACGCCGACGCCGAGGGAACGATCACTCGGATCCACAACGCGCCGGAACCGGGGCCGAACGAGGACGGGAGCGAGCAGCGGTATCCGGGCTCGGGTCAGTACGTGCTCGAAGTCCCGTATAAGTGGACCGACCGCAACGGGATCGAGGTCGGCGATACGCTTGCGTTCGATCTGTGA
- a CDS encoding PRC-barrel domain-containing protein → MNAVPEEITSLVGREVYSNNGVFVGEIEDVRLDLDAQAVTGLALAELNHELFAGRVDRNTGVIVPYRWVRAVGDVVLINDVIERLDTGTDEPEAEAEAEV, encoded by the coding sequence ATGAACGCTGTTCCGGAGGAGATCACGTCTCTCGTCGGTCGCGAGGTGTATTCGAACAACGGCGTCTTCGTCGGCGAGATCGAGGACGTACGCCTCGATCTGGACGCGCAGGCCGTGACCGGGCTCGCGCTCGCGGAGCTCAACCATGAGCTGTTCGCTGGGCGCGTCGACAGGAACACGGGCGTCATCGTCCCGTACCGCTGGGTCCGTGCCGTCGGCGACGTTGTGCTGATAAACGATGTCATCGAACGCCTCGACACCGGGACCGACGAACCCGAGGCCGAGGCGGAAGCAGAAGTCTAG
- a CDS encoding methionine adenosyltransferase has translation MDRNIQVSRLDRRAVEDQEVEIVERKGIGHPDSICDGIAESVSRALSQLYLDRVGKVLHYNTDETQLVAGRAAPAYGGGEVVEPLYVLIVGRATKEYEGEQLPVDSTALAAARDYLSEAIPELEYGTDVIIDVKLGEGSGDLQDVFGEETQQVPMANDTSFGVGHAPLTETETIVYEAEHELNTTYHADHPELGPDVKIMGKREGDRIDITVAAAMVDRYVDGLDEYDDAVENVREFVTELAESRTDREVHVDVNTADDYDEGSVYLTVTGTSAEQGDDGSVGRGNRANGLITPNRPMSMEATSGKNPVNHIGKIYNLLSTRIAESVTEEVDGIRDLQVRLLSQIGRPIDEPHVADAQLVTEDGVALGDIEPKVLEIVDRELANVTDVTRSVIDGDVSTF, from the coding sequence ATGGACCGGAACATTCAGGTTAGCCGCCTCGATCGTCGAGCGGTCGAGGACCAGGAGGTCGAGATCGTCGAGCGGAAGGGTATCGGACACCCGGATTCGATCTGCGACGGTATCGCGGAGTCGGTGTCGCGGGCGCTCTCGCAGCTCTACTTGGACCGCGTCGGGAAGGTGCTTCACTACAACACCGACGAGACGCAGTTGGTCGCCGGCCGCGCCGCCCCCGCGTACGGCGGCGGCGAGGTCGTCGAGCCGCTCTACGTGCTCATCGTCGGGCGCGCCACGAAGGAGTACGAAGGCGAGCAGCTCCCGGTCGACTCGACCGCGCTCGCGGCCGCCCGCGACTACCTCTCTGAGGCGATCCCGGAGCTGGAGTACGGTACCGATGTGATCATCGACGTGAAGCTCGGCGAGGGGTCGGGCGACCTCCAAGACGTGTTCGGCGAGGAGACCCAGCAGGTGCCGATGGCCAACGACACCTCCTTCGGCGTCGGCCACGCGCCCCTGACGGAGACGGAGACGATCGTCTACGAGGCCGAGCACGAACTCAACACGACCTACCACGCGGATCATCCCGAGCTCGGGCCGGACGTGAAGATCATGGGCAAACGCGAGGGCGACCGGATCGACATCACCGTCGCGGCCGCGATGGTCGACCGGTACGTCGACGGGCTCGACGAGTACGACGACGCGGTCGAGAACGTGCGCGAGTTCGTCACCGAACTGGCCGAGTCGCGCACGGACCGGGAGGTCCACGTCGACGTCAACACCGCCGACGACTACGACGAGGGCTCCGTCTACCTCACCGTCACCGGCACCTCCGCGGAGCAGGGCGACGACGGGTCCGTGGGACGCGGCAACCGCGCGAACGGGCTCATCACTCCGAACCGGCCCATGTCCATGGAGGCGACCTCCGGGAAGAACCCCGTCAACCACATCGGGAAGATCTACAACCTCCTGTCGACCCGGATCGCGGAGTCCGTCACCGAGGAGGTCGACGGGATCCGCGACCTGCAGGTCCGCCTGCTCTCGCAGATCGGGCGCCCGATCGACGAGCCCCACGTCGCCGACGCGCAGCTCGTCACCGAGGACGGCGTCGCGCTCGGAGACATCGAACCGAAGGTCCTCGAAATCGTCGATCGCGAGCTGGCAAACGTCACCGACGTGACTCGCAGCGTCATCGACGGCGACGTGTCGACGTTCTGA
- a CDS encoding DUF5804 family protein, with protein sequence MTRVCLLGDPDVNLTYELLSRETARDALATYEIEEPFENSVAVDTVSLGAAVSLLNDLNWYLVRFVDEALVREPSVSPDEWLSRDLAREVRDGAVPPEETDQRLKVFGLVDGRPVEPLYVRRTQGETPEYDLRDVDETVIVRVSESEFSG encoded by the coding sequence GTGACGCGGGTGTGTCTCCTCGGCGATCCGGACGTGAATCTCACCTACGAGCTGCTGTCCCGCGAAACGGCCCGGGACGCGCTCGCGACCTACGAGATTGAGGAGCCGTTCGAGAACAGCGTCGCCGTCGACACCGTAAGCCTCGGCGCGGCGGTGTCGCTTTTAAATGACCTCAACTGGTACCTCGTCCGCTTCGTCGACGAGGCGCTCGTTCGCGAGCCATCGGTCTCCCCCGACGAGTGGCTCTCTCGCGACCTCGCCCGCGAGGTGCGCGACGGCGCCGTCCCCCCCGAGGAGACCGATCAGCGACTGAAGGTGTTCGGGCTCGTCGACGGCCGGCCGGTCGAACCCCTCTACGTTCGGCGAACGCAGGGCGAGACGCCCGAGTACGACCTCCGCGACGTCGACGAGACGGTGATCGTCCGGGTGAGCGAGTCGGAGTTCTCAGGATAG